One window of the Delphinus delphis chromosome 20, mDelDel1.2, whole genome shotgun sequence genome contains the following:
- the THAP11 gene encoding THAP domain-containing protein 11, whose translation MPGFTCCVPGCYNNSHRDKALHFYTFPKDAELRRLWLKNVSRAGVSGCFSTFQPTTGHRLCSVHFQGGRKTYTVRVPTIFPLRGVNERKVARRPAGAAAARRRQQQQQQQQQQQQQQQQQQQQQQPSPSASTAQTAQLQPNLVSASAAVLLTLQAAVDSSQPPGSVPPAPTTPTGEDVKPIDLTVQVEFAAAEGAAAAAAASELEAATAGLEAAECPMGPQLVVVGEEGFPDTGSDHSYSLSSGTTEEELLRKLNEQRDILALMEVKMKEMKGSIRHLRLTEAKLREELREKDRLLAMAVIRKKHGM comes from the coding sequence ATGCCTGGCTTTACGTGCTGCGTGCCAGGCTGCTACAACAACTCGCACCGGGACAAGGCGTTGCACTTCTACACGTTTCCCAAGGACGCTGAGCTGCGGCGCCTTTGGCTCAAGAATGTGTCCCGTGCCGGCGTCAGTGGGTGCTTCTCCACCTTCCAGCCCACCACGGGCCACCGTCTCTGCAGCGTTCACTTCCAGGGCGGCCGCAAAACCTACACGGTGCGGGTCCCCACCATCTTCCCGCTGCGCGGCGTCAACGAGCGCAAAGTAGCACGCAGACCCGCGGGGGCCGCAGCCGCCCGCcgcaggcagcagcagcagcagcagcaacagcagcagcagcagcagcagcaacaacaacagcagcagcagcagccgtcGCCGTCCGCCTCCACTGCCCAGACCGCCCAGCTGCAGCCGAACCTGGTATCTGCTTCTGCGGCTGTGCTCCTCACCCTTCAGGCTGCTGTGGACAGCAGCCAGCCTCCGGGATCCGTGCCTCCGGCTCCCACCACTCCTACGGGAGAAGATGTGAAGCCCATTGACCTGACGGTGCAAGTGGAGTTCGCGGCCGCAGAGGGCGCAGCCGCCGCAGCCGCTGCGTCGGAGTTAGAGGCTGCTACAGCAGGGCTGGAGGCCGCCGAGTGCCCCATGGGCCCCCAGTTGGTGGTGGTCggggaagagggcttccctgatacTGGCTCCGACCACTCGTACTCGTTGTCGTCAGGCACCACAGAGGAGGAGCTCTTGCGCAAGCTGAACGAGCAGCGGGACATCCTGGCGCTGATGGAGGTGAAGATGAAGGAGATGAAGGGCAGCATCCGTCACCTGCGTCTCACCGAAGCCAAACTCCGTGAAGAACTACGCGAGAAGGATAGGCTGCTGGCCATGGCTGTCATCCGCAAGAAGCACGGAATGTGA